In Balaenoptera ricei isolate mBalRic1 chromosome 7, mBalRic1.hap2, whole genome shotgun sequence, a single window of DNA contains:
- the TRAK2 gene encoding trafficking kinesin-binding protein 2 isoform X1: MSQSQNATSTSPMGEENLMNINHRDSESITDVCSNEDLPEVELVSLLEEQLPQYKLRVDSLFLYENQDWTQSARQQQHGSDALSPVLAEETFRYMSGFLTTALPGKSPKFQSHQGKRRQSGVLGTDRVEQMTKTYNDIDMVTHLLAERDRDLELAARIGQALLKRNHALSEHNEALEEQLGQAFDQVNQLQHELSKKDELLRIVSIASEESETDSSCSTPLRFNESFSLSQGLLQLDMLQEKLKELEEENMVLRSKACHIKTETITYEEKEQQLVSDCVKELRETNAQMSRMTEELSGKSDELIRYQEEISSLLSQIVDLQHKLKEQVIEKEELRLHLQASKDAQRQLTMELHELQDRNMECLGMLHESQEEIKELRNRSGPAAHLYFSQPYGVFSGESLAAEIEGTMRKKLSLDEESSLFKQKAQQKRVFDTVKVANDTRGRSVPFPALLPIPGSNRSSVIMTAKPFESGLQQTEDKTIQKSNLEEDPGSVQKFCQPECSAESDLATALHRLSLRRQNYLSEKQFFAEEWQRKIQALAGQKEGDSDCGVPTESLASLCIDQSEITDLSSASCLRGFMPEKLQIVKPLEGSQTLHQWQQLAQPNLGTILDPRPGVITKGFTQLPKDAIYHLSDLEEDEEEGITFQVQQPLQVEQKPSVCQPVTGIFLPPMTSAGGPVTVATSNPGKCLSCTNSTFTFTTCRILHPSDITQVTPSSGFPSLSCGSSGSSSSNTAVNSPAMSYRLSIGESTTNRRDSTITFSGTMSLAKLLQKQGISAKAYHSPVSENPLLQPLPRGLAIPSTPPNSPSHSPCPSPLPVEPRVHLSENFLASRPAETFLQEMYSLRPSQNPPDVGQLKMNLVDRLKRLGIARVIKTPAAQENGRSQEAENGLQRPNSAVYLNSGSNLLSGLRRNQSLPVMMGSFGTPVCTSSPKMDILKED, translated from the exons ATGTGTGCTCCAATGAAGATCTCCCTGAAGTCGAGCTGGTGAGCCTGCTAGAAGAACAGCTACCCCAGTATAAGCTAAGAGTGGACTCTCTCTTTCTATATGAAAATCAAGACTGGACTCAGTCCGCACGACAGCAGCAACATGGATCTGATGCCCTCTCTCCAGtccttgctgaagagactttccGTTATATGA gcggattcttaaccactgcgttaccagggaagtccccaaagttcCAGTCTCACCAAGGGAAGAGGAGACAGTCAGGAG TTCTAGGCACAGACAGGGTGGAGCAGATGACCAAAACTTACAATGACATCGACATGGTTACGCATCTCCTGGCAGAG AGGGATCGTGATCTGGAGCTAGCTGCTCGAATTGGACAAGCTCTCTTAAAGCGGAACCATGCCTTGTCTGAGCACAATGAAGCCCTCGAGGAGCAATTGGGACAAGCCTTTGATCAA GTTAATCAACTGCAGCATGAGCTGTCCAAGAAAGATGAGTTACTTCGAATTGTCTCCATTGCTTCTGAAGAGAGTGAAACTGATTCCAGCTGCTCTACACCTCTTCGCTTCAACGAGTCCTTTAGCTTATCTCAAGGTTTGCTGCAGTTGGACATGCTGCAAGAAAAGCTCAAGGAACTGGAAGAAGAGAATATGGTTCTTCGATCCAAG gcTTGTCACATAAAGACAGAAACGATTACCTATGAAGAGAAGGAACAACAGCTTGTCAGTGATTGTGTTAAAGAACTTC gtgaaACAAATGCTCAGATGTCCAGAATGACTGAAGAATTGTCTGGGAAGAGTGATGAACTGATTCGTTACCAAGAAGAGATTTCCTCTCTCTTGTCTCAGATTGTAGATCTTCAGCACAAACTTAAAGAA cAAGTGATTGAGAAGGAAGAACTGAGACTTCACCTCCAAGCTTCCAAAGATGCCCAAAGACAACTGACGATGGAG CTGCATGAGTTACAAGACAGGAATATGGAGTGTCTGGGAATGTTACATGAATcccaagaagaaataaaggaacttCGGAATAGATCTGGCCCTGCTGCTCATCTCTACTTCTCCCAGCCGTACGGAGTTTTTTCTGGG GAATCTCTGGCAGCTGAGATTGAGGGGACCATGCGTAAGAAGTTGAGTTTGGACGAGGAATCTTCTCTCTTTAAACAAAA AGCCCAACAAAAACGGGTATTTGATACTGTCAAGGTTGCCAATGACACACGGGGCCGCTCTGTCCCATTCCCAGCTCTGCTACCCATTCCAGGCTCCAACCGTTCAAGTGTCATCATGACAGCAAAACCTTTTGAATCTGGTTTACAACAAACAGAGGACAAAACAATCCAGAAGAGTAACTTGGAGGAAGATCCAGG GAGCGTCCAGAAGTTCTGTCAACCAGAATGCTCTGCAGAGAGCGATTTGGCTACAGCCCTGCATCGCCTGAGTCTGCGGCGACAGAACTACTTAAGTGAGAAGCAGTTCTTTGCTGAAGAATGGCAACGGAAGATCCAGGCTCTGGCTGGCCAGAAAGAAGGGGATAGTGACTGTGGCGTCCCCACAGAGAGCCTTGCCTCCCTCTGCATTGACCAGTCAGAGATCACAGACCTGAGCAGTGCCAGTTGCCTTCGAGGTTTTATGCCTGAAAAATTGCAAATTGTCAAGCCCCTTGAAG GATCACAAACTCTGCACCAGTGGCAGCAGCTTGCTCAACCAAATTTAGGAACCATTCTTGACCCACGACCAGGTGTCATCACTAAAGGCTTTACCCAGTTGCCCAAGGATGCCATCTATCACCTCTCAGATTtagaagaagatgaagaggaagGTATCACTTTTCAGGTTCAGCAACCTCTTCAAGTGGAACAGAAGCCATCAGTATGCCAGCCAGTAACAGGGATCTTCCTGCCGCCCATGACTTCAGCTGGTGGTCCAGTTACAG TTGCAACCTCAAACCCAGGAAAATGTCTGTCCTGCACAAACTCAACATTCACCTTCACCACCTGTAGGATATTACATCCTTCTGATATTACTCAGGTTACCCCCAG CTCTGGCTTCCCTTCATTATCCTGTGGAAGTAGTGGTAGCAGTTCATcaaacacagcagtgaattctcCTGCTATGTCCTATAGACTCAGCATTGGTGAATCCACCACCAACCGACGAGATTCCACCATAACCTTCAGCGGCACCATGAGCTTGGCCAAACTTCTACAAAAGCAAGGCATCTCTGCTAAAGCATACCACAGCCCAGTTTCAGAGAACCCCCTCCTCCAACCTCTCCCTAGAGGCCTGGCTATCCCTTCCACACCACCAAATTCACCGTCTCACTCACCTTGCCCTTCTCCTTTGCCCGTTGAGCCTCGAGTGCATCTCTCTGAAAATTTTTTGGCCTCCCGACCAGCTGAAACATTCCTCCAGGAGATGTATAGCTTGAGACCGTCCCAAAACCCTCCTGATGTTGGCCAGTTGAAGATGAACTTAGTGGACAGGCTGAAAAGACTGGGGATAGCCAGAGTGATCAAGACCCCTGCAGCCCAGGAAAATGGAAGAAGCCAAGAGGCAGAAAATGGTCTTCAAAGACCAAACTCTGCTGTCTATTTAAATTCAGGTAGCAATTTATTGAGTGGACTGAGGAGGAATCAGAGTCTTCCAGTCATGATGGGTAGCTTTGGCACCCCAGTTTGCACATCATCACCCAAAATGGATATCCTGAAGGAAGACTGA
- the TRAK2 gene encoding trafficking kinesin-binding protein 2 isoform X2 produces MSQSQNATSTSPMGEENLMNINHRDSESITDVCSNEDLPEVELVSLLEEQLPQYKLRVDSLFLYENQDWTQSARQQQHGSDALSPVLAEETFRYMILGTDRVEQMTKTYNDIDMVTHLLAERDRDLELAARIGQALLKRNHALSEHNEALEEQLGQAFDQVNQLQHELSKKDELLRIVSIASEESETDSSCSTPLRFNESFSLSQGLLQLDMLQEKLKELEEENMVLRSKACHIKTETITYEEKEQQLVSDCVKELRETNAQMSRMTEELSGKSDELIRYQEEISSLLSQIVDLQHKLKEQVIEKEELRLHLQASKDAQRQLTMELHELQDRNMECLGMLHESQEEIKELRNRSGPAAHLYFSQPYGVFSGESLAAEIEGTMRKKLSLDEESSLFKQKAQQKRVFDTVKVANDTRGRSVPFPALLPIPGSNRSSVIMTAKPFESGLQQTEDKTIQKSNLEEDPGSVQKFCQPECSAESDLATALHRLSLRRQNYLSEKQFFAEEWQRKIQALAGQKEGDSDCGVPTESLASLCIDQSEITDLSSASCLRGFMPEKLQIVKPLEGSQTLHQWQQLAQPNLGTILDPRPGVITKGFTQLPKDAIYHLSDLEEDEEEGITFQVQQPLQVEQKPSVCQPVTGIFLPPMTSAGGPVTVATSNPGKCLSCTNSTFTFTTCRILHPSDITQVTPSSGFPSLSCGSSGSSSSNTAVNSPAMSYRLSIGESTTNRRDSTITFSGTMSLAKLLQKQGISAKAYHSPVSENPLLQPLPRGLAIPSTPPNSPSHSPCPSPLPVEPRVHLSENFLASRPAETFLQEMYSLRPSQNPPDVGQLKMNLVDRLKRLGIARVIKTPAAQENGRSQEAENGLQRPNSAVYLNSGSNLLSGLRRNQSLPVMMGSFGTPVCTSSPKMDILKED; encoded by the exons ATGTGTGCTCCAATGAAGATCTCCCTGAAGTCGAGCTGGTGAGCCTGCTAGAAGAACAGCTACCCCAGTATAAGCTAAGAGTGGACTCTCTCTTTCTATATGAAAATCAAGACTGGACTCAGTCCGCACGACAGCAGCAACATGGATCTGATGCCCTCTCTCCAGtccttgctgaagagactttccGTTATATGA TTCTAGGCACAGACAGGGTGGAGCAGATGACCAAAACTTACAATGACATCGACATGGTTACGCATCTCCTGGCAGAG AGGGATCGTGATCTGGAGCTAGCTGCTCGAATTGGACAAGCTCTCTTAAAGCGGAACCATGCCTTGTCTGAGCACAATGAAGCCCTCGAGGAGCAATTGGGACAAGCCTTTGATCAA GTTAATCAACTGCAGCATGAGCTGTCCAAGAAAGATGAGTTACTTCGAATTGTCTCCATTGCTTCTGAAGAGAGTGAAACTGATTCCAGCTGCTCTACACCTCTTCGCTTCAACGAGTCCTTTAGCTTATCTCAAGGTTTGCTGCAGTTGGACATGCTGCAAGAAAAGCTCAAGGAACTGGAAGAAGAGAATATGGTTCTTCGATCCAAG gcTTGTCACATAAAGACAGAAACGATTACCTATGAAGAGAAGGAACAACAGCTTGTCAGTGATTGTGTTAAAGAACTTC gtgaaACAAATGCTCAGATGTCCAGAATGACTGAAGAATTGTCTGGGAAGAGTGATGAACTGATTCGTTACCAAGAAGAGATTTCCTCTCTCTTGTCTCAGATTGTAGATCTTCAGCACAAACTTAAAGAA cAAGTGATTGAGAAGGAAGAACTGAGACTTCACCTCCAAGCTTCCAAAGATGCCCAAAGACAACTGACGATGGAG CTGCATGAGTTACAAGACAGGAATATGGAGTGTCTGGGAATGTTACATGAATcccaagaagaaataaaggaacttCGGAATAGATCTGGCCCTGCTGCTCATCTCTACTTCTCCCAGCCGTACGGAGTTTTTTCTGGG GAATCTCTGGCAGCTGAGATTGAGGGGACCATGCGTAAGAAGTTGAGTTTGGACGAGGAATCTTCTCTCTTTAAACAAAA AGCCCAACAAAAACGGGTATTTGATACTGTCAAGGTTGCCAATGACACACGGGGCCGCTCTGTCCCATTCCCAGCTCTGCTACCCATTCCAGGCTCCAACCGTTCAAGTGTCATCATGACAGCAAAACCTTTTGAATCTGGTTTACAACAAACAGAGGACAAAACAATCCAGAAGAGTAACTTGGAGGAAGATCCAGG GAGCGTCCAGAAGTTCTGTCAACCAGAATGCTCTGCAGAGAGCGATTTGGCTACAGCCCTGCATCGCCTGAGTCTGCGGCGACAGAACTACTTAAGTGAGAAGCAGTTCTTTGCTGAAGAATGGCAACGGAAGATCCAGGCTCTGGCTGGCCAGAAAGAAGGGGATAGTGACTGTGGCGTCCCCACAGAGAGCCTTGCCTCCCTCTGCATTGACCAGTCAGAGATCACAGACCTGAGCAGTGCCAGTTGCCTTCGAGGTTTTATGCCTGAAAAATTGCAAATTGTCAAGCCCCTTGAAG GATCACAAACTCTGCACCAGTGGCAGCAGCTTGCTCAACCAAATTTAGGAACCATTCTTGACCCACGACCAGGTGTCATCACTAAAGGCTTTACCCAGTTGCCCAAGGATGCCATCTATCACCTCTCAGATTtagaagaagatgaagaggaagGTATCACTTTTCAGGTTCAGCAACCTCTTCAAGTGGAACAGAAGCCATCAGTATGCCAGCCAGTAACAGGGATCTTCCTGCCGCCCATGACTTCAGCTGGTGGTCCAGTTACAG TTGCAACCTCAAACCCAGGAAAATGTCTGTCCTGCACAAACTCAACATTCACCTTCACCACCTGTAGGATATTACATCCTTCTGATATTACTCAGGTTACCCCCAG CTCTGGCTTCCCTTCATTATCCTGTGGAAGTAGTGGTAGCAGTTCATcaaacacagcagtgaattctcCTGCTATGTCCTATAGACTCAGCATTGGTGAATCCACCACCAACCGACGAGATTCCACCATAACCTTCAGCGGCACCATGAGCTTGGCCAAACTTCTACAAAAGCAAGGCATCTCTGCTAAAGCATACCACAGCCCAGTTTCAGAGAACCCCCTCCTCCAACCTCTCCCTAGAGGCCTGGCTATCCCTTCCACACCACCAAATTCACCGTCTCACTCACCTTGCCCTTCTCCTTTGCCCGTTGAGCCTCGAGTGCATCTCTCTGAAAATTTTTTGGCCTCCCGACCAGCTGAAACATTCCTCCAGGAGATGTATAGCTTGAGACCGTCCCAAAACCCTCCTGATGTTGGCCAGTTGAAGATGAACTTAGTGGACAGGCTGAAAAGACTGGGGATAGCCAGAGTGATCAAGACCCCTGCAGCCCAGGAAAATGGAAGAAGCCAAGAGGCAGAAAATGGTCTTCAAAGACCAAACTCTGCTGTCTATTTAAATTCAGGTAGCAATTTATTGAGTGGACTGAGGAGGAATCAGAGTCTTCCAGTCATGATGGGTAGCTTTGGCACCCCAGTTTGCACATCATCACCCAAAATGGATATCCTGAAGGAAGACTGA